TGCCTCCTGGCCCTGGCGGGCCAGGTCCCCCTGCTGATCCGGCTGGCCGCCCGGCGCCGGGAATCCCGGGGTGCCTGCCTGCGGGCATGGGCGGTCCTGGCCGCGGTCGCGGCGTTCAGCGTCCTGGGCTTCTACCTCTCGCGGGGGCTGGGCCCCCGGGCGGCGCCCCAGGGGCGGCACCTCCTGGTCGGAGCCGGCGCGGGTGGGATCCTCTTCGCCTGGGGGCTGACGGCGTGGGCGCGACGGAGATGGCGAACGGCGATCGCCGTCGGCGTCTTCCTGGCCTTCTTCCTGTCCGACCTGGCCATCGCCGCCTTCTTTCTCTTCCCCCTTTACGGATCGTAAACGGGGAACGGGGCCGAGCGGCCCCGGGAACGGAGAGGCAGGGATTCGAACCCTGGGTACCCTTTTGGGGCACACGCGATTTCCAGTCGCGCCGAATCGACCACTCTCGCACCTCTCCCTGGGAGGCCGGCCGGGGACATAACCCGGCCTTTCAGCGGAGAGGCTGGGATTCGAACCCAGGGTACGCAAAGCGTACAACGGTTTTCGAGACCGCCCCGTTCGACCGCTCCGGCACCTCTCCGAGCAGACCGGCCCGCCGGGCCGGAGTTTCTTATACCGTAAATGGGACGGCCTCCAAAGCAGTTTTTTCTCAGGAGCCGGGGCCGGGCCGGGGGCGTTCCTTCTCCTCCCGGACCCCGCGGAAAAACTCCTTCAGCAATTCCCCGCACTCCTCGCCCCGCACTCCCCCCAGGACCTCGACCGCGCCGCCCAGGGCGGGCAGGGAGAAGAGATCGACCACCGACCCAGCCGCCCCGTCCCGGGGGGCGGGGGCGCCGAAGACCAGGCGCGAGACCCGGGCCTTGATCATGGCCCCGGCGCACATCGGGCACGGTTCCTTGGTCACGAAGAGGCAGCAGCCGTCCAGGCGCCAGTCCTCGCGGGCGGCCGCGGCCTGGGTGAGGGCGATCATCTCCGCGTGGGCGGTGGCGTCCTTGAGCAGTTCCACCTGGTTGTGGGCCCGGGCCAGCACTTTCCCCTCCCGGGCGATGACGCAGCCGATCGGGACTTCCCCGGCGGCGGCGGCCCGGGCGGCCTCGGCCAGGGCCAGGCCCATGAAGTAGTCGTCCCCGGCGGCGGCGAGCAGGTTCACCGCATCGGTCTCCGGGAAAAGGTCCGGGGGCCCGGGAAGGAACGTGCCTGCAGGGACTCGAACCCCGAACCTTCTGATCCGTAGTCAGATGCTCTATCCAATTGAGCTACAGGCACAACTCTCCGCGCGTGCGGCCCGGGGGCCGGTGCGCGCGGTGTAGTTATACCGGCCGGGCAAAAACGAGTAAAGCCCAAAATTGAAGCGGACACGGCTCAGTTCCCCCCCGGGTAAAGCGCCCCCAGCCAGACCATCCCCGCCAGGACCGCCAAACCCGCCGCCGCCAGGAGCAGGCTCAGCCCGGGCAGAAACGAGACCCGCCGGGAGACGGCCACGGCCCGCAGCGACAGGGCCAGGGAAACGGCCAGAACCG
This genomic stretch from bacterium harbors:
- a CDS encoding nucleoside deaminase; the encoded protein is MNLLAAAGDDYFMGLALAEAARAAAAGEVPIGCVIAREGKVLARAHNQVELLKDATAHAEMIALTQAAAAREDWRLDGCCLFVTKEPCPMCAGAMIKARVSRLVFGAPAPRDGAAGSVVDLFSLPALGGAVEVLGGVRGEECGELLKEFFRGVREEKERPRPGPGS